From the genome of Solanum stenotomum isolate F172 chromosome 5, ASM1918654v1, whole genome shotgun sequence:
AGTAAATTTcatgtgtgtatatatactaTATGTTGAATTGGATTAATCTTTTGTAGGTTTAATTTGGGAGAATTGGCTTTGTAGGCAACTTAATATTTGAGCTGAAAACTATGCAATTTGTACCTGACCAAGAGATCTCATTTTGTCGTttaattctttatattttggCTCCCTTAGTGAAAACAATTCTGGCTTATCACTGTCTGTAAGGTTAAAATTTTGCAGCTTATATGCTTTTCTATGTGTTGTGTGTTTTTTAGATGGTGTAAATTGGAGGATGATTCTTGTGGATTTGCGGAATCATGGGAATTCAGCTAAAATTGAAGGCTTTGTGCCACCACATGATATGGAAAATGCTGCAAAAGATGTAGCTAATTTGGTGAATTCAAAAGGTTGGGATTGGCCTGATGTTGTTATAGGGCATTCCATGGGTGGTAAAGTCGCCTTGCAGTATGTTGAGAGCTGCTCTCGAGGTGTTTATGGCCAATCGGCTCGATTGCCCAAGCAGGTGCTTGCTCTTTCTTGCaaatgattataaattttatttccaatCCTGCTTTTGAACCTCATTCGACATTCATGGATAAGCTGATCAGATTAGTAGTTGTAGGTTTGAGTATTACATATTTATTTGGTGAAATGGTAGTTCAATTTTGCACATTCTTTCTGTCTTAGTATCTGGTTTAGCTTATTTTTTGATGTGATATTGTTGTTAAGATTTTCTTGGCAGTATGCAAGTTATCCCATTGCCTGTTTAAGCAATACCCTCCTTCATTTAGTTCAATCTGTTTACAGGATGTTTAAATGAAGTTTTAGCTTATCCTTAATAATACCATGCAAGGAAAGAAACTTGTTCTTGGAGATATTTGAAAgaagtaaaaagtaaaaatagaagACATATACTTTAGCTCTCTCCTCCTCTCTCTATGTGTGTTGTTCCATCTTTGTTTTGCTTCTTTGATCTAGAATGTGTTCATAGAAAACTATTCTAACCCTGAAAAAGCTACAACCGGATGGTTGCCACTTGCCTGTGTATATATAACTTTTTCATAGAGGGGCAAAAGGAGAACTTGCAGAAGTTTCTTTATGTAGATTTTCTTTGTAGAAATACCTTATGGTTCATCATTACTATGTTTTATTGGTTTATGTTGTTGCCTTTAAATCTCTTGTTGTCAGTCCCTTGCACAAAAAGTAAGTGCTTAACTTTTGATGTAAGCTAGATCTACAGTGTGAAATGATGCTTAAAAATTAGTCTTTTACTTGGAAATCCTTGTAATTTTGGAGTATCTACGAACTTGTGAAATCAACGTCAACACGGCAAACGCTGCATACAATGTCCGACCTTATCTTGGCAGCCAAAACACACTTCCAAACTTGGTTATGCCGCCACTTTCCACAAATTTATCCGGTAAATCAGGAAATCGCGTGGGTACTTCCGTGGAATATACAGGTTCCAGAAAAAAATCTTGAGTAATTGTCTGCTTTTAGCTGCCTCTGATTGTTTCACTTGTATCATGTCTTTGCTGAACTCTTATGCTAATCTATAGTTCACACACCTGATGCAGAACAGCTCTGGGTATTGGATTCTGTCCCTGGAAAGGTGAACCCTGAAGATAGCAATAGAGAGGTAGAGAAAGTTATGCAGACGCTGCAGAGCCTACCTTCATCAATCCCATCTCGAAAGTGGAGTCTCTATTCCTTCCTATCACCATTCTTTAATATGATATATGCATATTTTGGTTGTGTCTAAGTTATGCTCAAGATGTATGTGTCATTTTGGTGTCCAGATTCATACAACATTATCTAACCAGCTtcttttcaacaatttttggATGATCCAGCAAATAGTCTAGCTAATTATTAATGGTTGGTCTGTAACATTCAATTGGATCTAGCTAGTAATCAGCAGGACTTGGAATAAGTGTAAAATCACATATTATGTGGTTATTGCAGTAGTCTTAACACTAACAAACATTTATGCTTTCTATACTATGTCGTAAATAATAACTCTATGAGATTGCCACGTGTCTTGGTTAAGGCTTAATTAACTTCTAGGATTGTTGAAAACGCCAAGTGCTACTTAGCAGTTAGCACACTCTACTTGCACCTTTTTTTGACGCGTTTAATCTTTGCCTACctgaatattctcatattagttTTCTCTTAACATGTTTTCTCATTATCTCTTACATGAATCTTGCATTTCAGATGGCTGGTAGATCACATGTTGAAACTCGGGTTTTCTAAGGCATTATCAGAATGGCTGGGCAGCAATCTTGAGAAATCAGGGGATAGCATGACATGGAACTTTAATATTGAAGCTGCTGCAGAAATGTTTGATTCTTACAGGTAAAATCAGATCCATTCTTCTTCAAGAAATTCTAATGATTGTTTTCTTGAAGGTtgtttacttaaaaaaaaatggaactttTCAGGGAGAAAGATTATTGGCCTTTGCTGGAGCACCCGCCTAAAGGGACAGAGATAGCGATTGTGCGTGCTGAGAAAAGTGATAGGTGGGATCCAGAGACTGTCCAGAAACTCGAAAGCATTGCCTCCAACGGAACTGGTGGATCTGAAGGCAAGATGTCGTATCATCTCCTTCCCAACTCCGGTCATTGGGTTCATGTCGAAAATCCAAAGGGTCTTCTTGAAATTATAACTCCCAAATTAGCTTCTATTGTTTAGCAAGTTTCTTTTCTGGTTTCAAAGGGTCCTAATTTAAACATTCTCACGAAATCTACTTTCTTTTTGCCATACTTGAGCATTTTGTGCTTGCATAGCTTGATATCTCTCAGTGTTGTTTCCTGTTTTCAATAATTGAAAAGTGGCGAATTCCATTGTTGCAAGAATTTGGTTTTCAATATTTACTGATCATAAGCTTTCCTCCCCATGGCTGCATGAGTTTTGCGTTTTCGATGTATCATGTATGAAACGAGAATAAGTAGAGTTAGATACAATATATGATTAAGCACAGTGGTGGAGGTTCTGGGTTCAACATTTGAAGAAGTAAGCACACGAAGAAGTCTAAGAGATTCAATATcaacaatatatacataaaaatagttttaatcatatataaatagtgTAATATTTCATCGAAAAGGATTCGAATGAACTCCCTTCCTAGCCTAGCTTCGTCCTTGATTTAGAATTCCTAATATCAACTTAGAAATGAGAATTCGTATAGTTGATCATTACTTGGGATTGAGGTATAGTTATTGTTGTGGTTACTATCACTCATAACCTTTGAATTTATTTTGCAAGAGAATAAGAGTGTGATCTAGTCGTCAATTAAGTAAGTTGAACACCATGATGTCTCAGGTTAAGACAAAACTTTTAGTTAGGATGAtatccataacaaacataaatttaaCTATGAAGTTAGCAACTACAATAATCTTAATCAAGGTATTATTTACCATAGTTTTTCTTTCCTTTCCACATCTCGATATATGTCTACTTTGATTTATCATTCAATAGTTATAACTTTCACAAAATACAGATTTTATCTTATTCAACGTTAGATATCAAACCCTAAAGGGGGTCCTTTGTAGctggataaaaaataaataattcatgtaTTTATTTCTGTATAACTTATATAATGTTTGATAGgcaaatagaaaataaattttcctGTATTAAATTTATACGTGTTTGATTGACAATTTAGAAACCCcctaactaatacatgtatgaTGTAACCATTACAAGGAAATAACTAATCCATACATAACTAATAAATGATCgagaagatgaaaaagaagTAGAAGCAATGAGGAGCaaatattgtttttgtttgatgTTTGTGATTACAAATTAAACATTTTGTAAAATAGGCTATAAGAtgcaaagaaagaaaaaaaaaaaagatagggCCCCCATCCTGCACATTCACAGTCCAAAATAAAGAAGAGGCCCATTTATGAA
Proteins encoded in this window:
- the LOC125865052 gene encoding uncharacterized protein LOC125865052, whose product is MSSICRTKPVEGLRLLNRVLTTSTPYIHRSDRSIATVAFEEVRSSPEKPYDFTAFIFHGLLGSSRNWRSFSRSLASSLSADGVNWRMILVDLRNHGNSAKIEGFVPPHDMENAAKDVANLVNSKGWDWPDVVIGHSMGGKVALQYVESCSRGVYGQSARLPKQLWVLDSVPGKVNPEDSNREVEKVMQTLQSLPSSIPSRKWLVDHMLKLGFSKALSEWLGSNLEKSGDSMTWNFNIEAAAEMFDSYREKDYWPLLEHPPKGTEIAIVRAEKSDRWDPETVQKLESIASNGTGGSEGKMSYHLLPNSGHWVHVENPKGLLEIITPKLASIV